In Rhizobium sp. 11515TR, the DNA window CGACGACATAATCGCGATCGGAAACGGCGTCGAGTGAGTTGGCGAAGGACGTGGAGAAGCCAAGCTTGGAGGCGCTGTATTCAGGGTCGATGGGATAGCCGGTACCTGCAAGCGCCGCCGCGCCAAGCGGCGAAATGTTGAGCCGTTCGCGCGTCGCGCCGACCCGGTCGAGATCGCGCAGGAACATTTCGGCATAGGCCATGAGATGATGGCCGAAGGTGACGGGCTGCGCCACCTGCAAATGCGTGAAGCCGGGCATGATCGCATCGGCATGTTTCTCAGCGAGATCGACAAAGGCGCCGATCAGCGTCTTCAGATCGTCGGCGAGAAGATCCAGTTGCTCGCGGGCATAGAGACGAATGTCGGTCGCCACCTGATCGTTGCGCGATCTTGCCGTGTGCAGCTTCTTCCCGGCGTCACCGATCAGCGCGATCAGCCGGTCCTCGACATTGGTGTGGACGTCTTCGAGTTCGGTTTTCCATTCGAAGGCACCCGAGCGCATCTCTTCGGCCACTTGGTCAAGACCAGTCTGGATTTTACCGTTTTCGTCAGTGGTCAGAATGCCGGCGCGAGCAAGCATCTCGGCGTGGACCTTCGATCCGGCGACATCGTGCAAGGCAATGCGCTTGTCCTGGTCAAGGCACTCATGAAAGCTCTCAAAATCCCTGGAGACGGCCTCCTTGAACAGCGGCGACCATGTGGCTTCTTTCTGGTTTCTCATCGCGGTCTTCCTTTTGAACGAATGCCGCCCTCCTCCGGGCGTATCCTCTATTGAAGCAGCGCAAGCAGGCTGCGGGCATCGGTCTGATTTTCGAGATCGAGAACGAAGTCGCTGAGAACGTCGACCCTTGATGCCGGCAGCACCATGCCGGCTAGGGCTGCATATTTGCCGATCAGTCGCTCATCACTCAGCGGGTTCTGCGGGCCTCCGAGGGGGAATTCAACGACAAGCCGATGCCGCTCGCCGGATGTCGTGACGATGGTGATCGCCGGCTCGTCCTCGTCTTTCATGGAGGGATCAATCCGCACCGTGATGCGATCCATCAACGGGCCGATCTCCACGGCCGACCACGCGGCCTCCTCAAGCTCGGCCAGAAAGACCTTGCCGTAACGCAGCCGGGCCGCCAGGGCATAGGGCAAGCTCATCTGGGCCTGTGCGCGCGACTCGATGATCTTGCCGCCACACATGCCATGCTGGAAGCCGCTGATATCGACCTCGATGGCGGCGATATCAGCGGGATCGAGACCATGACGCTGCAGCATGATGTCAAGCGCATCGATGCCCGCGTGCGTCCCGCGGCAGGTCGCGTGCGGCTTGATCGAGCATCGGTTCAGGCGCCAGTTGTGTCCGAAGTTGCGGATCAGCGCCTGCGGATCGCCCTTGCCGGCGCCGAAAGTCGCAAAAAAGCTGCCCCAGCGCTCCGCCTCGAAGACGCTATCAGGCCCTTCGAACCCTTGCCGTGTGAGATAAGCGGACATAAGGCCGCCTTCGGCGGCGCGGCCGGCATGAAGCTTCTTGGTTGAGCTGCCATTGTGGATGAAAGCCCAGGTTCCACAGGCAAAGGAGCAAGCAGAGCCGAGAGCGGAGGCCATTGCATTCATATCGAGGTTCATCACGCTGCCGACGGCAGCGGCAGCGCCGAACGCCCCGCAGGTTCCAGTCGAATGCCAGCCGAGACCGTTGTGCTCTTCATATCCGCCGACGGCTTCCAATACGCGCCGGCCGACTTCATAGCCGAGCAGGACGCTACGCAGCAGCTCGCTGCCGCTCACTGGCTGGCTTCGATCGCCAAGCGCGGCAAGCACAGCCGGAAGGACGACAGCACCGGAATGATCGCAACCGCCGCTGTCGTCAAGCTCGTAGGCATGGGCCGATACGCCGTTGACGAAGGCGGCTGTCCTTGCGTCCGATGCGATCGGTCGCCCCCAGATCGCGGCATGACCGGTGCGGGCCTTGATATCAAGCATCGCCACGACCGCATTGGTTTCGCGGGAGGCCGAACCGGCGATGGCAGCTCCGAGCGTATCGAGAATATGAAGCTTCGCCTTGTGGATGGTCTCGGGCGGAAAAGCTTCATAGCTCGTCGAGCAGACAAGCTCCGCCAGTGCCTGTGTCAGATTATCGCTCACGGGACCGTTCCTCATCGACATAGGCTTCGTAGACATTGATCGGGTGATCGCCCGGTGCGGCAAGGCCCTTGCCGGCATGCCAGCGCGCGACATCCGCCGCCGTCGCCAGCCACACGTCATCGAAGCCTGTGATATGGGCGAGCAAGGCTTCGACCAGCGCTATCCGGCCAGGCGTGCCTGTCCATTCCGGGCGAAGTTGGATGACATAGCAAAGGCCGTATTTGCGATAGGCATCGAACTCGGCGATCCAGTTGCCAAGTACCGCCTCATAGGACGGAATGCGGCTTTGCCCCTTGGGAAAAGCCGGGGTGAAATTGAACTGGAAATAGGGCCGATCCTCCAACTCGATGTGAACCGGGATCTCCACCAGCGACGAGGAATGGCTGTAGGGCACATCGTCACCATTCAACGATGCCGACCAGGAATAGCCGGCCTCAACGAGTAGGCGATCGAAGTGACGCGGCCAGTTGCCTGCCGGCAGCCGGAAGCCGGAAACCTCGTTCGATGCAATCGCGCTCAATCTGTCACGGCTGCGCTTGAGGAGGTCCACAGCGGCCGATGCATCCATGGCGTCATAGCGCTCGAAATCCCAGCCGTGGCTCTCGATCTGATGGTGTGGTGTCACGATATCGCGCAGCAACTGTTCGTGTTTCTCTGCAACGATGCCGGGCACGAACCAGCTGGTGGATATGCCGGCATCGGCAAAGGCGTTGCAGAGACGCTCGACGCCGCGCGCGGCGCCATATTGCCAGACCGAAAAGCTCTTGCTGCGCCCTTTGAGATCAGGCGCCTGCGCGACTGCATCAAGCCCATCGTTGAAGATCACCGAGACAATTGCCGCGCATGTCTTGCCCTGCGGACAGAAGCCTTTGGAAGCCGTATCAGTCATGCGGCGTCCTCCGGATGTTGTGCGATCCACCATTTTGCGATTTCCGCGCAGTGTGTCGCCCAGACACTGTCGCCATGGCTGGTGATCGCCTTGAATAGGCCCTCGAGGATCGCAAGCCGACCAGGTTTGGCGCAGACTTTCGGATGCAGGATCGTGGTCCAGCAGAGCCCTTCGCGGTGATAGCCTTCGAATTCGGCGCACCAGTTCTTTTGAACATCGGCGTAGCCCGAGATACGGTCGAGACCGATGGGAAAATCGGGCTCCTCGCTATAGGCAAGCGCGGTGTAATCATCGATATCCCAGCGACTCGGAATCTCGACCAGGCCGCGTCCGCGAGATGTCGCGTGGAAATAAGGCCGGTCGTCGCCGCGCATGGAGCTTGAATAAATGACGCCAAACTCGTGCAGCAATTGCGCAGTCTCGTCGCTCCAGTCGCCGGACGGCGTGCGGAAGCCGACCGGCGTCACGCCCATGCGGCTTTGGAAGATGTTGCGAGAGCGCCCCATGATGTCGAGCTGCTGCTGGCGGCTGCAGTCGATGAAAACCTCATGATAGTGGCCGTGATAGGCGATCTCATGGGCATTCCGAAGGATGCGTTCGCATTGCGACGGCCAATGTTCGACCACCCAGGTCGGTACGAAAAAGGTCGCCTTGAGGCCATAGGCAGCAAGAAGATCGAGAAGCCGCGGCAGCGCCCGCCACGGGCCATAGGAACCTTGCGTGAAATAACGGGGATTGGAGAGCAGCGAACCGTCGAGCATCGCATCGCCCGTCGGACCATCGACGTCGAAGGCGAGCGCCACCGCCGATTGTCGGCCTTGCGGCCACAGACTTGGTTTCGCCGATTTGATTGCACTCTTCGCAGTCATGGGGCTCAGCATGCGTTTCAAGGTGTTTTAGGGTGCAGCCATCCCTCCGCGGGCGTTGAGACACCCCGGCTGATGACTGCATGAAGGGATTGGGAAGCGCCGCTGTTACCGCGGCGCTTCTTCAAGCTTTACTTGACGCCGTTGATCACGGCCTTCGGAACGGCATTGTGGACGAGACCCCACTTCTTGAGGATCTCATCATAGGTGCCGTCCTTGATCAGCGCGTCGAGAGCACCGGCAACCGCATCGCGAAGCGCGGTGTGGTCCTTCTTGAAGCCAATGCCGAACGTGTCGTTGCTGAGCAGCGGCTCGCCGACGAGCGTGTAGGTGTTGGGCTCGATGCGCATCTGATAGGCGATCGTTTCGATGCCCTGCACGACCGCGTCATAACGGCCCTGCTTCATGCCGAGACGGGCCGCATTCGAATCCGCCGTTCCTTCGAACTTGATGGCGGGCTTGCCCTTGCCTTCGCAATTCTCGGCGCTCCAGGCCTTGACGTTATCACCGAAGGAGGTGCTGCGGCTTCCGGCTACTGTCTTGCCGCAAAGGTCGGTCGCCTGCTTGTAGGTCGCGGCATTGGCGTTGACGGTGAAGAGGATCGGCCCGCTGGTGATGTAATCGACGAAGTCCATGCTGGCTTGGCGCTTCACGTTGTCGCTCATGCCGGAGATGATCATGTCGGCGCGGCCGGTCTGCAGGCCGCTCTGCAGCTCCTGGAAGGCGGAGGTTACGAACACGGTTGTCAGGTTGAGCTTCTTGGCGATCGCATTTGCCAGGTCGACATCGAAACCGTCGATCGTGCCGGTGTCCGGATTGACGAACTCCATCGGCGGATAGATCGGATTGGTCATGATGCGGAGTTCGCCATCCTTCAGCAGGTTCAAGCTCGAATCCGCGGAAGCGGCAGTGGCCGCGAGCGAAAGCAGGGCCGCCGAAATGGCGAAGCGAATGAGTTTCATGCAATTCTCCTCTGATGATCTTTTTCAGGGTTTTTGTTGTTAAAGCACCGCAGAGATGAAGTTTTTCACTCTGGGATTTCTGGGGTTTTCCAATATGTCGCTGGGTGTGCCGGTCTCGACGATCGTACCGGCATCCATGAAGACCACGCGGTCGGCGACCTCGCGGCAGAAGCCGATTTCATGCGTGACGACGATCATGGTCGTCCCGGAGGCGGCGAGCTCCTTCATGACGCCGAGCACTTCACCTACCAGCTCAGGATCAAGTGCCGAGGTCGGTTCGTCGAAGAGCATGGCTTTCGGTTTCATGGCGAGTGCCCGGGCAATGGCGATGCGCTGCTGCTGGCCCCCGGACAACTCGCCCGGATAAGCGCCCGCCTTGTCGGTGAGGCCGACGCGCTGCAGAAGAACGCGCGCTTCGGCGATGCATTCCTGCTTCGGTCGCTTCTGCACGCCGACCGGACCTTCGATGATGTTCTGCAGGACCGTGCGATGCGGGAACAGATGAAACTTCTGGAACACCATGCCGACGGCCTGACGCTGGCGGGCGATCTCGCGATCCGGCAGCGGAAAGAGCCGGTTGCCCTCCCGACGATAGCCGGCAATCTCATCTTCGACCGTGACATAGCCGGCGTCGATCTGTTCGAGCTGGTTGATGCAGCGCAGGAAGGTGCTTTTACCCGAGCCGGAAGGCCCGATAATGCAGACGACTTCGCCCTTCCTGATCTCGAAATCGATATCCTTCAGGACATGAAACGTGCCGAAGTACTTCTGCAGGCCGTGCGCCTTGATGATCGCGTCCATCAGCTTGCCTCCCCGGTGAGAGCCTGGTTGGCCGCCTGTTGCGCGCTGGCATCACGCCGCCCCCAGCCCTTGGAGAAATGCCGCTCGATATAGATCTGTGCGATGCTGAGGATGGTGACGACGACCATATACCAGATGGCGGCGACGATCAGCAGTTCGATAACGCGCGAGTTGACGTAGTAGATGTCCTCGACGTTTTTCAAAACTTCCGAATATTGGATGACGCTGGCAAGCGAGGTCAGCTTAACCATGCCGATGGTTTCGTTGCCGATCGGCGGGACGATGACGCGCATGGCCTGCGGCAGAACGATCTTCAGCGTTGCCCGCAACTTGGTCATGCCGATCGATTGGGCTGCTTCCATCTGCCCCTTGTCGATCGACAAAAGGCCGGCGCGCACGACTTCGGCGGTATAGGCGCCCTGCTGAATGCCAAGGCCAAGGAGGGCGGCAACGAAGGGCGTCATGACGTCGACGGTGCGGAGCGACCACAATCCCGGAATACCAATCGCCGGGAAAATCAGAGCGAGGTTGAACCACAGGAGTAGCTGCAGCAACGCCGGGGTGCCGCGGAACAGCCAGACATAGCCGACCGATATGCCGCGCAGAACGGGATTGTCCGACATGCGCATGATCGCGGCAATGACACCGAGAACGATGCCGACGATCATGGCGCAGAAGGTCATGATGATCGTGTTGCCGACACCCGTCATGACGGCTCTGGTGAACAGGTTCTGTCCGACATATTCCCAGGCGATATCGCCCTTCCAGAAGGCTCTCGCCAGAAGAAGAAGCAGGATGACGCAGATCGCCGCCATGATCTTCGTGCCGATTTTTCGCTGTGGCACGATCACAAGCGCATTCACGTCCAGTGGCGCTGAATTCGTCAAATTAAGATCCCCTGAGCTCATTGGTGAGCTTTCATTTTCTAATGGGGAAAGCTTACGTTGCTTTTGAATTCGGCCACAAACGAGATTTGAACATGTAATTTATGCGCGTTGCGCATAAATCATGGCATTCCACAGTGCGATCGCGCTGGTTAATTGAAATGCGATCCATATGAGAGAGTCGGTTTCTTGTCGGACGACTCCGGCGCAATGGCAGTATCGACTGACCCGAACATATTGGAGCAGCAGCGCCTTCGGACGTTGTACACGCCGCCCCGCCGATCTCGATCACGCAAGAGGTAGTGCATATCGACGCCCTACAACTCGCGCTGGCCGTGAGGATTAGCACGATGATAATCCAAAACGTTTTGGCTTGACTCCCAAAACGTTTTGGAGAATTCTCTGCGCCGTTCCGGAGGGCGATCTTGGCAAATCTCAAGCAACTCGCGCAGTCGCTCGGACTGTCGATCACCACGGTTTCCCGTGCACTCGACGGTTACGGCGATGTCTCTGCAGCAACCCAGAAGCGGGTGAGAGAGGCTGCAGACATGGTTGGCTACCGCCCGAACGCATCGGCGCGCAGGCTAAGAAAACAACGTGCGGAACTCGTTGCCATCACGCTGCCGAGCGACCCCGGGCATATCGGTCCGCCGCATTTCCTCGACATGCTCTCCAGCTGTGCTGAGCATCTTGCAAGTGCCGGCCTCAACCTGGTCATCGCGCCTGTGCCACGCGGTGAAAGTGAACTCGACATCTGCCGTCGTTTCGTTGATGGCCGCCGCGTCGACGCCATGCTTCTCGTCCGCACCAGGCGGCAGGACGAACGCGTCGAATTTCTCCAGTCGCGCGGCATTCCCTTCGTCACCAACGGACGCACCGAAAGCCTCGTGCCGCATCCCTATATCGACGGCGACGGTTTTGCCGGGTTTCACGCGGCAACGGTCCGTTTTCAGGCCGCCGGCCACCGCCGCATCGGCCATATCGCCGGGCCACAGGAATATTACTTCGCGCATGTGCGCCGCACGGGTTGGAAGGCCGCGATGGACGAGGCAGGTCTCAATGCCGATCTCTGCGCCGAAGGCGCGCCCACGGAACAGGGCGGTTATCTCGCCGCACTGGAATTGCTCCGGCAGCCTTCGCGTCCTACCGCGCTCGTTTGCTCCACCGACGAAATGGCGATCGGAGCGCTCAGAGCGCTACGCGAGATCGATGGCGGCGACGCGATCAGCATTGTCGGTCATGATGACCTGCCGACGGGTGCCTTCACCAGCCCTTCCCTCTCGACCATGCGCATGACCGGCGAAAATCTCGGTGCGAGCTTCGCCTCGCTGCTGTTGCGGGCGATCGCCGGCGAGCCTGCGGAGGAATTGCAGGAGCTTCACGCGATCGAATTCATCGATCGCGACAGCCATCGCCGCCCGATGAAAGCGGCATGAGCAGACAGTGCATTACAGACAAAAACAATGAGGAGGAGAGAATATGAAACCTATCACATCAATCGGAATTCTGGCTTCCACTGTGCTGGCCTTTGCCTCACCGGTGCTTGCCCAGACGGTCTTCGTATCCACGCAGCTTCGCCCGATCGAGGAGGCGACCGTGGTGCGGCAGGACCTGCTGAAGGATGCCGGCAACGTGGATTATGTGGTCGAGGAGCCGCCGCAGTTCGCCGTACGCATGGAGGCAGAAGCCAAGGCCGGCAAGCACACCGTCAGCCTGGTCGGCGCGCTGCACGGCGAGCTTTCACCACTCGCCGACAAGGATCAGCTCGAACCGCTTGATGATCTCGCTAAGAAGCTCGCCGGCGGCGGCATGCCGCAATCGCTCCTCGATCTCGGCAAGCTCGGGAAATCCAGCCAGCAATACATTCCGTGGATGCAGGCCACCTATGTCATGGCCGCCAGGAAGGAAGCCCTGCAATACCTGCCGAAGGGCGCCGATATCAACGCCATCACCTACGATCAGCTGATCGAGTGGGGCAAGAACATGCAGCAGGCGACCGGCCAACCGCAGATCGGCTTCCCGGCCGGTCCCAAGGGCCTGATGGCACGTTACTTCCAGGGTTATTTCTACCCGTCCTTCACCGGCGGCGTGGTGCGCACCTTCAAGAACGCCGATGCCGCGGCAGGCTGGGAGAAACTCAAGGTGCTCTGGGCCTATGTAAACCCCAACTCGACCAATTACGATTTCATGCAGGAGCCGCTGGCCGCCGGTGAAGTCATGGTCGCCTGGGATCATGTCGCCCGACTAAAAAATGCCATTTCCGCCTCGCCGGACGACTACGTCGTATTCCCGCCCCCGGCCGGCCCCAAGGGGCGCGGATACATGCCCGTTCTCGCGGGCCTTTCGATCCCGAAGGGTGCCCCGGATGCGGCGGGCGCGATGAAGATCATCGAAACACTGACGACCCCGGGGATCCAGCTGCTCACCGCGTCTAAGGTCGGCTTCTTCCCGACGCTGAACGTCCAGCTGCCGCCGGATCTCGACAAGGGCGTCGCACTTCTCGCCGGTGCCGTCGCCGAGACCCAGACGGCCAAGGATGCAGTGATTTCGCTTCTCCCAGTCGGCCTCGGCGACAAGGGCGGTGAATTCAACAAGGTCTATATGGACAGCTTCCAGCTGATCGTGCTGCAAAACCAGCCCGTCGGCGACGTGCTGGCCAAGCAGGGCGCCGTCATGGCCAAACTGATGACCGATACCAAGGCTCCCTGCTGGGCACCGGATGCCAAGAGCGACGGCGCCTGCCCGGTTCAATAATCCTCCCTGGATGCCTGGGCGCAAATGTCCGGGCATTCTTTCCGCAACCCTGCTTTTCGAGGCGGGAGCCCATGACCCAAAACCGACCCTGGATCCCATATCTGCTGATCCTGCCATCCGTCGTCTTCCTCGGCCTGCTTTTCATCGTGCCGCTGGTGCAGACGATCTGGCTGGCGGTCTCGGAGGACGGCGCGCCGTCGCTTGCAAACATGCAGCGCATGGTGACGGACATCAATTTCATGCAATCGGTGCGCAACACGTTCCTGCTGACGATCGTTGTCGTACCGGTCCAGATCGCCATCGCGCTCGCCATGGGCACGATGGTCGCCAAGATCGGCCGCGGGCGGGAGACGATTCTGTGGATTTGGACGATCCCGCTCGGCATTTCGGATCTC includes these proteins:
- the argH gene encoding argininosuccinate lyase, with amino-acid sequence MRNQKEATWSPLFKEAVSRDFESFHECLDQDKRIALHDVAGSKVHAEMLARAGILTTDENGKIQTGLDQVAEEMRSGAFEWKTELEDVHTNVEDRLIALIGDAGKKLHTARSRNDQVATDIRLYAREQLDLLADDLKTLIGAFVDLAEKHADAIMPGFTHLQVAQPVTFGHHLMAYAEMFLRDLDRVGATRERLNISPLGAAALAGTGYPIDPEYSASKLGFSTSFANSLDAVSDRDYVVDVCSTGSIIMGHLSRFSEEVILWCTPMFDFIEVGDQFCTGSSIMPQKRNPDLAELVRGKAARVMGNLAFSTALMKSQPLAFNKDQQESKPPLTDTLETVRAAVSVTAQMIPTITVKHARMLAAANQGYSTATDLADYLVRAGVPFRDAHHAVAAIVGAARDKALPTLSELSLAEMQAFAPGILDDVFEVLTVEGSVASRDHKGGTAPRRVRQAIETVRRAIA
- a CDS encoding MmgE/PrpD family protein, which gives rise to MSDNLTQALAELVCSTSYEAFPPETIHKAKLHILDTLGAAIAGSASRETNAVVAMLDIKARTGHAAIWGRPIASDARTAAFVNGVSAHAYELDDSGGCDHSGAVVLPAVLAALGDRSQPVSGSELLRSVLLGYEVGRRVLEAVGGYEEHNGLGWHSTGTCGAFGAAAAVGSVMNLDMNAMASALGSACSFACGTWAFIHNGSSTKKLHAGRAAEGGLMSAYLTRQGFEGPDSVFEAERWGSFFATFGAGKGDPQALIRNFGHNWRLNRCSIKPHATCRGTHAGIDALDIMLQRHGLDPADIAAIEVDISGFQHGMCGGKIIESRAQAQMSLPYALAARLRYGKVFLAELEEAAWSAVEIGPLMDRITVRIDPSMKDEDEPAITIVTTSGERHRLVVEFPLGGPQNPLSDERLIGKYAALAGMVLPASRVDVLSDFVLDLENQTDARSLLALLQ
- a CDS encoding polysaccharide deacetylase family protein produces the protein MTDTASKGFCPQGKTCAAIVSVIFNDGLDAVAQAPDLKGRSKSFSVWQYGAARGVERLCNAFADAGISTSWFVPGIVAEKHEQLLRDIVTPHHQIESHGWDFERYDAMDASAAVDLLKRSRDRLSAIASNEVSGFRLPAGNWPRHFDRLLVEAGYSWSASLNGDDVPYSHSSSLVEIPVHIELEDRPYFQFNFTPAFPKGQSRIPSYEAVLGNWIAEFDAYRKYGLCYVIQLRPEWTGTPGRIALVEALLAHITGFDDVWLATAADVARWHAGKGLAAPGDHPINVYEAYVDEERSRER
- a CDS encoding polysaccharide deacetylase family protein, which translates into the protein MTAKSAIKSAKPSLWPQGRQSAVALAFDVDGPTGDAMLDGSLLSNPRYFTQGSYGPWRALPRLLDLLAAYGLKATFFVPTWVVEHWPSQCERILRNAHEIAYHGHYHEVFIDCSRQQQLDIMGRSRNIFQSRMGVTPVGFRTPSGDWSDETAQLLHEFGVIYSSSMRGDDRPYFHATSRGRGLVEIPSRWDIDDYTALAYSEEPDFPIGLDRISGYADVQKNWCAEFEGYHREGLCWTTILHPKVCAKPGRLAILEGLFKAITSHGDSVWATHCAEIAKWWIAQHPEDAA
- a CDS encoding ABC transporter substrate-binding protein, translating into MKLIRFAISAALLSLAATAASADSSLNLLKDGELRIMTNPIYPPMEFVNPDTGTIDGFDVDLANAIAKKLNLTTVFVTSAFQELQSGLQTGRADMIISGMSDNVKRQASMDFVDYITSGPILFTVNANAATYKQATDLCGKTVAGSRSTSFGDNVKAWSAENCEGKGKPAIKFEGTADSNAARLGMKQGRYDAVVQGIETIAYQMRIEPNTYTLVGEPLLSNDTFGIGFKKDHTALRDAVAGALDALIKDGTYDEILKKWGLVHNAVPKAVINGVK
- a CDS encoding amino acid ABC transporter ATP-binding protein, which produces MDAIIKAHGLQKYFGTFHVLKDIDFEIRKGEVVCIIGPSGSGKSTFLRCINQLEQIDAGYVTVEDEIAGYRREGNRLFPLPDREIARQRQAVGMVFQKFHLFPHRTVLQNIIEGPVGVQKRPKQECIAEARVLLQRVGLTDKAGAYPGELSGGQQQRIAIARALAMKPKAMLFDEPTSALDPELVGEVLGVMKELAASGTTMIVVTHEIGFCREVADRVVFMDAGTIVETGTPSDILENPRNPRVKNFISAVL
- a CDS encoding amino acid ABC transporter permease, whose protein sequence is MSSGDLNLTNSAPLDVNALVIVPQRKIGTKIMAAICVILLLLLARAFWKGDIAWEYVGQNLFTRAVMTGVGNTIIMTFCAMIVGIVLGVIAAIMRMSDNPVLRGISVGYVWLFRGTPALLQLLLWFNLALIFPAIGIPGLWSLRTVDVMTPFVAALLGLGIQQGAYTAEVVRAGLLSIDKGQMEAAQSIGMTKLRATLKIVLPQAMRVIVPPIGNETIGMVKLTSLASVIQYSEVLKNVEDIYYVNSRVIELLIVAAIWYMVVVTILSIAQIYIERHFSKGWGRRDASAQQAANQALTGEAS
- a CDS encoding substrate-binding domain-containing protein — its product is MANLKQLAQSLGLSITTVSRALDGYGDVSAATQKRVREAADMVGYRPNASARRLRKQRAELVAITLPSDPGHIGPPHFLDMLSSCAEHLASAGLNLVIAPVPRGESELDICRRFVDGRRVDAMLLVRTRRQDERVEFLQSRGIPFVTNGRTESLVPHPYIDGDGFAGFHAATVRFQAAGHRRIGHIAGPQEYYFAHVRRTGWKAAMDEAGLNADLCAEGAPTEQGGYLAALELLRQPSRPTALVCSTDEMAIGALRALREIDGGDAISIVGHDDLPTGAFTSPSLSTMRMTGENLGASFASLLLRAIAGEPAEELQELHAIEFIDRDSHRRPMKAA
- a CDS encoding ABC transporter substrate-binding protein is translated as MKPITSIGILASTVLAFASPVLAQTVFVSTQLRPIEEATVVRQDLLKDAGNVDYVVEEPPQFAVRMEAEAKAGKHTVSLVGALHGELSPLADKDQLEPLDDLAKKLAGGGMPQSLLDLGKLGKSSQQYIPWMQATYVMAARKEALQYLPKGADINAITYDQLIEWGKNMQQATGQPQIGFPAGPKGLMARYFQGYFYPSFTGGVVRTFKNADAAAGWEKLKVLWAYVNPNSTNYDFMQEPLAAGEVMVAWDHVARLKNAISASPDDYVVFPPPAGPKGRGYMPVLAGLSIPKGAPDAAGAMKIIETLTTPGIQLLTASKVGFFPTLNVQLPPDLDKGVALLAGAVAETQTAKDAVISLLPVGLGDKGGEFNKVYMDSFQLIVLQNQPVGDVLAKQGAVMAKLMTDTKAPCWAPDAKSDGACPVQ